The Humulus lupulus chromosome 7, drHumLupu1.1, whole genome shotgun sequence region GCAACTCTTGCAGCACATTTTCTGCTATGTATTCCCATGGTCTTATTGTAAAGCTCTCTTTTACTCTGCTGTAATTTTCTGTGAAGCAAAATTATTAACATAACCATAAAAGATGTAATGAAGGTAAACAATTTTGACACCCAAccattaaaaaaattacttacttTCAGCTAGATCACTGTTAATTAAAGCCAGAGCCTTAAAGACAACATATTTCTGCTGGGGAGATTGTGATGAAAAAGGTAGGAGATGAATAGAAGGTGGAAACTGATCAAGATCATCCAAACCAACAGCAAACCATTGGGGTCTATGTCTATCAATGTCTTCATCAGTGATATCCTTTGGAAATCTTTCACAGCAAAGAATGTTGTTCCATATAACCTTCAAGTCATTCTTAAGCATTTCACTTATGAGATTCCTATCAGCATCTTGTTTCTGAATATTGAGAACAATATAATAAAGGGCCATGAAtcattaacaaaataaataagtTACCCAACAGAAGATAGCATAATCTATGTTCTATGTTCAGTAGGCTTTGAAGAATGTTTTATATACCGTTAATTCTGAAGCTACTCCTTTCAACATTATAACAACTTCAGTTGTAGCTTCCCCGGGTGGAGACCGCTCAACATCTCTGATCTTAAGCCTTAGCGTTTGATTTTTGTATGTTTTACCTCTCGTTCGCCAGACACCAACCACGCATAATTTTCCCCCCAAAAATGCCTTTCCCTTAGGCCATGTTAGTCCACCCTTAACTTCTCTGTCTACAACAGCAGAATTAATCAAATTTTTGAGGCTTTCCAAGTGATCGTCCTATAATAGCATGAAAATTTAGCAATAATCAGCATCATTATGAAGGGCTAAACCAGATATATTTCTAAACAAGTTTTCATCCATTTAatccctttgtttgtttgtttttttaaacACAAATGATAAACTACCTTcatcaagttttttttttcttttcaaatgttTTGATATGCAATTAAACAAAGAGGACTTACAGGAAGATTAGTAACAGTTCTTTTGGTGCATAGATCCAGCCTTATGTCCAGATTCTTTTCCAGGCAAGATATGTCCCTGAGCATGTGACGAGTATAGCTGTGTTCAATCTAAAAGAAAAAATCTTTCAATGTAAGTCTCATCACTAAACTTGACCCCATAACACAAccaaaaggagaaaaaaaaatataattggaAAAAGCACAAGCCTTAGAACATGATAGTGAAAAGTAAATATCATCAACCTGTAACCTATTACAAATTCAACTGTCATGAATATCACTAGTGTACTGTGGTACTACACCTCTTCTTGCAAAGATAATCTCGCTCTACAatttcaaaaatatcaaataaaaaaagaacaaaataaaaaaacttgCCTTGTATAGATTAAGCTTTCCATCTTCTAGTACCCTACATTTGCACATACATACATCCGGTTGTGATGCATCACGAAACTACATAAGAGGGATAaatattagaaatttgatatcaGTACTCATAAGACATGTTTGTAGATTATGATAAGATTGGATAATTTTGTTATGAAAAATTTGGTAATGATTAGtgaagattttaaaaaaaaaattaatccaaCAATAAACCATTGAAAATTTTGGAATATTTTATAATACAATGCCGCTTTCCAAATGGGATTAGAAAGTATAAAACAAATACAATTGGAGAAGCATCTTAACTAGAACCCTTTTAAAGGTCATATTCTGCCTACTATCCAATACATAAGAAAAATACATTTATTAAAAATTGTGATACAACAAAACTAGTACATTTTTACCATAGCATTCGATTCAAAAGTTTATGCTGAGCAAAGACTTACAAATACACGATACACTTCTTTCTCTTGTTCAAATCCAAGTCCACTCTTCGAGGCACCTTCTTTTACCAAGTATTCTATGAATGAAACCGGAATCTTTGTGTAAAATGAACCTCTCAGTGGCCTCAGTGCTTCTTCAGAAAGCGATATTCTTGTGACACTTTTTTGTTCACAATCTGAACGCCCCCTAAAGAAACAAGTCCTTTTCAGTTATGATATTAAAGTTGGTTTGGCCTGTGAAAGCATGCaagtttttaatatatttatatagtaacACTAACCCACGAAAAAAAACTTTGCCAATTCTAGTGATTATGGTTGGAGTAACTTTTCCATGGTTCTGATCAGACTCCTCCATTGTGTTCCTCCTAATATCTTCAAAACAAGAAAGCAAGTCTTTCATCACATTCTCTGCTATGTATTCCCATGGCCTTCTTGTACAGCTTTCGGTTACACTGTTGCTACTTTCAGCTGAATCAATGTTGTTAAACAAAGCTAGACGCTTTAGGATCTTTCCATCGAATGATTCCACTGAAACAGGTTGGAGATGAACAGAAGGTGGAAAGTGATGACGATCATCCAAACCAGCAGCGAACCACCTGAATATATCTTCATATTCATAAGTCGAGCTCCGGTAGTgggcagtagaagtagtagtagttctTGCAGCATACTTGTGTTTGGGATTTTTGTAGTTTATCAGAAATGGAGGCAGCTCTGGCTTTGGTATGGGACTCTGCGAAGAACCCTCGCCATCATCGTTCTTTGGGAGTCGTTTATGGGGTGGAACATAAGCCATGCTCGTTGCTCTTCTCTTCAAATTCTCAAGACAAGTCTTTATATATTCCCTGCTGTCTGCTCTCCAAAGTGATTAGAACCATTGGATGATACTTCATCGACGGTTCAGAAAGAATGATTGACTTGACGATTCACTTAAcattccattatttttctttccCTTAGTCCGTAAGTAGTCTTTTGGTTGGTTTTAGGCTTAGcttgattgttttttttaaagGGTATTGTTTTCTTTAAGAAAACGATAAAATATTTATTCCTTTGCAATTTAACTAAATcgcttaatatttttatttatttattatgctttttaatatttgaaattaattttttgtattttatgacAATAATGAAAATTTTCTCTATTTAAAATATACTAAATtagttataataaaataaaaatatattattaaaaaaaattgagtgaacaAGCTCTTGTCACAATACCATGATCAAATCATGGTAATGGTAAGTCAAGAGGAAATTATGATGACAAAAGAGATAATTGTAGTCAATTAGGTTCTTGGAGATAAGTTGAATGTTATTATTGTCACAAAAAGGACATGTGTCTGAGAATTGTGAAAAATTGACCAAACATCTTGAAGCATCGAGAAATCAAAAATGCAAAGAGAGTTTAGAATTTACTAATGTTGTTGATGAAGGTTTTTAAAGTGATAgtgatgtattttttttttgtcattactAATGAAAAAAAATTTGACTCTTAGATTTTAGATTCTGGTTGTTCATTCCACGTGCGCCTATATGAGGAGTGTTTTGATACTTATAAGACATATGATGGTTGTATTGTTTTGATGGATAATGATTCTAGCTCTAAAGTTGTTGAAATAGGTACTGTGAAAGTGAAGATGTTTGATGGTGTTGTGAGAATATTGACTAATATTAGACTTCTTCGTAAATTGAAGAGATTAATCTCCTTGGGAGTCTTGGACACTAGGTTGTGACTATTCTAAAAAAATGGTGTAATGATTATTAAAAAAAAGTGATTTGGTAATCATGAAAGGTCAGGAGGAGCAAAATTTGTATAAACTAGTTGGGAAGATGATTTTAGGTGGAGTTGTGATGATGGAGTCAAgttataaaatatcatcattTTGTGTTGTGAAAGAATGCAATAAGGTAGTGAGGACCCCTATAGTTAGATGTTGTTTGAAGAAAGAATACATAACACTCTTAAGAGGGGTGAGTCTTTGAATAATGTGAAGACAAGTGCTCGTGTGAAGTTCAAAGATAGTATGAACTCAgtgcatatatatttttattgatgattttaatTGTGAATTTATAGAATTTGAGTCAAAATAGAGAAATTAATTTATTACGGTTTTTTATATATAGAGTTTTATTTTAGGTAATTATTAATTTGTGTAAAATGAGTATCTTGTTGGGAAAGTTATCTTGGTGCCCAAGTTTTACAActttataaatgtgttatttatgTGTATTAGTGTGTGGGGTTTTTTTTTAAGAGAAGTGAGGGTGGATTTTTTGAAGGCAGAAGTGAAAAAGGGTTGAGAGTGAGAAGCAAAGAATGTATTGGAATGATTGAGAAAAGATTCAATACATATAATATTGAAGATTGAAATGAAATAGAAATATTTTTGTGGGTTTGGTAACATACCGAGTAAATTTCTTTacttctttttattgttttttatgcGCTTGAAAGTTATTTTTTTCCAGCATAATCCAATGACAGGAGCAAAGCCTAATAATATACCTTATGGATTCTCAAACCTCTGGCCGAAAAAAGTTTGTGCAAattattaccaaaaaaaaaaaacatttttaagaTGCTTAAAGTAGAGCAGTCGACTTATAATAATGTGTACATGCAATACTAGGTAGTAGCAGTATGTATCGTTCACAGCAAAAGAACTATGCTCAGGACTCAAATGTTTATATTCTACTTGATGAAattggatgttgttgatacaaaATCAATATACTGTTGATCATGACAAAGATAGAGGGTTCAAGTTCTACATCACTTGAGATCATTTCAAAAAGAGTTCACAGCAAAAGAAGTTCCATCAAAGTCAAACCATCAAGCACCAGCCGGTCGCCTTATAATTAAGGCTTCAAATACCAATCACCTGTTCCTTATTAACAAAGAAATACccctaaattaaataaataaatcaatcaaaGTCTGTGTGgattcaaaataattaaaatctacaaaacacaaaaaatggtatttttaaaattatccTCATGTAATCTGACACTTATCAAAGCGAGTAATATTGATCTTAAAACAGCCAAGTTTGTTACGTAAGTCAGTGATTATGCTGTTTACTTATGTTAATTTAATCCTGGTCGCTATTGTATAGTTTTTTCAACAAATATCAATATTGCCATATTTTAAAAACTACCACATTTTAATAAATTCTTTGAAAATGTGAatctgcattttttttttaattttcaaggaaaaccttaatatatatatttttttgaataaattGCATTTTTACTCCTCGAATTATGACCACTGTGTGATTGTGTCCTTGaatgattcgcgatgttaaaaaCTTCCcctgaactatgcacgttactgaaattTTGGTTTTTTATTAGAGTTCGCCCTAGCTGGCTAATGGATTGATGATGTGGTATTTTGTCTTTTGATGTAGCACTACCATATATAGTATAATTAACAATTTTGCCTCCCAAACTTTGACCGCTACCAAATAATAtctcttttattaaaaaaaatttaatattttttctaaaaataataattaaatccttaaaaaagtacaaatttaattaataacaaataactcttttttagttttagtttttttttttttacaatataaaataaatttattttagaataaaaatttaaaataaatactaaaacagagaaaaaatatttaattaaagatGATGATGAATGATGAAGggcttaaataaataaaaacttttaATTCAAGAGGAGATGATAAAGGGGAACAAACTTTCTTTtagaaattatttttaatttttattttaagttatatttattttatattgtaaagaaaagaaaaagtaaaaaaaaagttatttgttattaattagatttttaattttaaatatttatttaattagtttgaagcatttagtattgtttattttcttaatcatttaaaatgatttttttaaaattttgaaggaTATAATTATATTTGGGCAATTTTCACTTATATacaacaaaagtaaaaaaaattactgTAATAACATCAATTAaactaattacaaaaatatatacaatctataccattttaatatataaaattatgaaaatgcaatccctcccataacagttacggtgaactggaaatttgactcgctacccgagtcatttggttaaaaacgtgcttctaagtgttattaacaggctaaggtggaaaatcaataaaaaagaaatgacatattttattaagtacataaaactgttcatgggcccataaaaaacatttacaaattatttacaactcaaaatggtcattactgtttcaaatttacaaacccgccgacctaagcggcaaaaatagggcaaaccccctatgtaacgccctaccaccttaaagccgttactaagtgagtttaaaatgtgcaattagctcgctagacgaggttttaataataaaagtgtgattaaataggaatctaggctgtaatctttaaaagtactctgtTACGTTAAAAGtttaagagtttaacattcggagTATGCTCGTAAGGTTTGgaatatgctccaggattaagtatcgagcctgcaagggatagacgacctcgaatatgatgacctcgaagtgttcatgatctcgaaaggtagctctggagacgcatccatcctcagggatgacctcggatcaggggtcccgagctcgacgcacagacgatctcgaaagccatgtgacctcgggaggtGCCTCTAGCTCGAAAGCTGGCGAGAATCCTGGAAAGCTAAAAGCCTTGGAAATATATGATAAAGACCTTGAGTATCCATAAGTATTGTCCATACGGGATGTAattctcatttattattgtaaatccctagaatcgtgggatattatttagtcagttatacgccccctggtcttcaggggacgttttccttttatatctgattgtaGGCATTCAAAGCCATTTATTtcatttatacaaaaagagtaactacccaaatatgtgggatagtactctgcaaccttctctataaatagagaggtcatgcaccattgtaagggaccgaaattctgaactttgagagaaaactctgaagaattcatgcttaagaattttcagagataatcttgagtttaataacagtgactcgtggactaggcagatttaactgctgaaccacgtaaaaatcgtgtgtttgtgttgttacATTTCATTGGctattatcagttattgtttacgtgctctcctttcactgattgacgaaaaacggcgtcaacagtttggtgctttcattgagagccttaagcattcctccctgagaaaatcatggccgctaacaatcagaacacacctgaggaaaactacccaaggcgtcctggaaaacaaccgatggagaacccggatgctgaggagagaagtgggtcctctgattctcggggaccacctcctccaccaagagatgaggatatgtactacaatccggagcggtacgttcctatggtggaacttgaaaaccggcaattgaagcaactgttggcagaagccaacaaacggaatgaggagttaacAAGGATAGCTGctgaggcgcaggtggctcagcccccgcctccgcgcgaaaaccaagtccctcctccaaaggacgtgcatgttcctccccggagaccccgtgggcgtccacgaaaagatgctgccacaaggaggccaactcaacctccagcaccagcggagccatccgctccacctaggtcccagaggagtactcgggctcgggtcccggctaacccgcctgtggaagtgcctgtaggaactgagaataaccgaacccctgtagaggctcggactcagatacctGGGAGCACACCAAATgggaccgacccatctcgggcgaattctggaccctctaggccgcgacaagggtggcagccaccgtcgcctatacggtttcctccgtcacccataaggtatccttcacccccccccccccccccccccccgcaggaatgctcaacccaTTCGAGATCAGAATGAAGGGCATACgagggaaagacaaggaaacagggagactttccaggagcggagaggcgccccatctgagaaaagtcagacgtctcagtctcgcactgcggagacgaggcgacgaaggaagaatccatcacgaaattaCCAAGAgatgagttttaccagtgaagattccggagataccaggtcggtcagtaagcatgaccgaggtcgcaagaatactggaagccgcaagaatcgtcccgacctgagaaatcatctgaatcagagtcggggtaatggtgatcaaacaaatccggacctgagggatcgcttgaataggcgtagagatcccacGCAGAGACGCGAGcttggaatcacgatcaatgacgatcgattccagacagtacctcctactgacccagtccaagaaagaatcgatcagctcgaaagagcctttaggcttttaaagaatgaacgaggaaacggTTGATatgaggattctgacgaggagctcgagccgtttgctccccatatttccaacacttaatttcctcaagggttttggattcctcacgtcccaacgtttgaaggaaagaccgacccgtgtagtcatctgagcacgttcaacactatcatgagagccagcaACGTGGGTTacaagctcaggtgcatgttgtttccaacatcattggcaggacctgctaaaagttggttcgaaaaatataagagacactcaataacttcttgggagcagttgtccaaagactttaagaagcagttcagagcaatgatgggggtcagaccagaggcatccaccttaacaaacgtccgacaacagccgggcgaaacactaaaaagttacctaacgagatttaatctggaagtcgcccgagctcgggacgtggatgacagtgggcacctaatggctatccgagctggtgtattaccgggaagtgccctttgggatgacatgcaagggaaaccggtaaggtcaataaccaaGTTTAACAGatgagcgcagaggtttgtcaatgtagaggaagcgaggtcgacgctcaaagcgacttcccagtccgaaactacaacgataaacattaactctgcCTTAACCTCGACAggcccagcagctccaaagccttccacggagaatccctccaagaggaaaaagaacgaaggaagtaatcccgaagccgaaggaggaaagaagaagaaaggggaaagatatttctccgtgtatagggtatacaccgagctcaatgagtctcgggagagcatatacctggctaatgaaaaccaggttcccTTTAGGCGTccagacccgatgagaaatcaaaaatccaagagggattccagtaaatattgccggttccacagagacaccggtcATACAACAAatgaatgtcgacaattgaaagacgagatcgaagggttgatctcgagaggttacttccggcaatatgttaaaaaccagagtactggtcagacggccgcgagccagagagtagccgcaccCCCAacgacacaaaataataactcccgaactcgggaagaggacaggcccccgccgattgatggagaagatgtaataaccatctcgggagggcctcacctcgcaggagagggcaggaatgcccaaaagaggtacgttaacgagttgaagacagggaacgggtctccttatgaacccgaacctagggcgccaaaaagccagaggattgaaacacaaccaataaccttcaccgaggaagacgcctcccatgttcagttccctcatcatgatccgctggtcattactcttcagttggccaataaaagggtccaccgagttctcatagataatgggagctcagtcaacatcctttataaagaaacactcgagaagatgggactctccgtTCGCGACCCGAAAGCATGTgaaactactttgtacggcttttcaggagaaggaactgcctgtgtgggatccattgagctccccgtgaccttgggagactatccagtcttggtgatcaagataatggagttcatggtagtagacttaccatctgcctacaatgtgctgctcgggagacccgccctggtcgggctgggggcagtttcatctgtaaggcatctggctaTTAAGTTCctgacccctagcggagtcggaacattaaaaggagaccaattggcagggagggaatgttatagcatctccttgaggggaaagaaacaaatgaACGCTTAAGCACTCATTATCATACAAACCAAAGACggaacagttttagaaattgacgaggagattgatccaaggattgaggagaaagctgacctcgaacctttagaggagctcgaagaaattcagctcgaggaaactgatccctcgaagaaagtgaaggtcggaaaacacctccaagatgaggcgaaatagcaattaatttgctttctgaagaaaaactaggatgtcttcgcgtggtcgcactcagacatggtagggataagcccgaatgtaacaagccacgctctaaacatagacaaaagctttcccccaaagcaacaaaagcaaagacagctggacgagaacagaaagaaagcactgaaggaggaggttgacagattaaaggcaaaccatttcattagggatgccttttaccctgactgggtagccaatccggttttggtcccgaagcccaatgggacgtggcgaacctgtattgactactcagacctcaacaaagcttgcccaaaagactgttttccgttaccaaggattgaccagctcgtggatgccacggcggggcatggcctgatgtcgttcatggacgcctattctggatataaccagattcccatgcatgcccccgaccaagaacatacgagcttcatcacggataaagggctatactgctataatgtcatgccattcgggctcaagaatgctggagccacataccagcggctcgtaaacatgatgttttccgaaaaaatagggaacaacatggaggtttatgttgatgacatgcttatcAAGTCTcgacttaacaagaaccatgttgatgacctcgaagagtgcttcaatgtgctcaggaagtataacatgaagctaaaccctcagaagtgcactttcgaggtatcttcagggaaatttctgggctttattgtgaactctcgtggaatcgaggctaaccccgacaagatcaaggccctgattgatatgccctcacctcgaaggcacaaagatgtccaaagtctgactggcaggatggcggccctaagcagattcatctcgaaatccactgatcgtggccttccatttttcaacttgctgagaggaggtaagaagtttgaatggacagaggaatgcgagctggcctttcaggagctcaaaaagcactgatagacccaaaacggggtatgttttaaatatttatactcgcaagtgcacgaatcgtatttatagaatagtgttcgtgtaagcacgaggtcgaacccaaatgagttgtctaaaataaaaaataaaactattttaaatcaaaattaataaattctaacctagttccaaagattgatgggatttttgtataataaaaataaaataaaagataataataaagatattaaagacaaatatatacttaaattaataattgtaaacaaaatGATAAAacaagattattaaggattagaatccacaaaatataagttcaataatatttataagtacattgattcccaagttttagtaatagttaaGATagatcaaactatcattttctaaatagatttataattttaagcacaaatttcttccaaaaagataagatttttcttcacttttcaaagttataatttcaaagcatgtagtgcaaatcaatctaatgaaataacaaataaatcaatgaacattatttataaggcaaaacataatatttttgttctaagcatggatgtgtacaatttaatgacacatcttacacaaagaatattatgtttttgcactaatgaagaacagagtgtaaatatatgctaacaatccaaaatacatgatatttaagatgaaagaagatatttgaagaagaaaatttcataaactttgttgcacaaaatgggaaattaacatacaaaataaatactatctagttacatattgtttcatcatcaccttaataatcttaaaaagattagaaacacataactagaatagcaaatacaaactaaaaattacaaacataaataggaaaatttggaggatgaacccccaaatatttcctctaaaaatacatagaaaataaccaaaaagaataagaagatgaagagaattgagaggttttgaatgtgtagaaattatggtata contains the following coding sequences:
- the LOC133791327 gene encoding uncharacterized protein LOC133791327, giving the protein MAYVPPHKRLPKNDDGEGSSQSPIPKPELPPFLINYKNPKHKYAARTTTTSTAHYRSSTYEYEDIFRWFAAGLDDRHHFPPSVHLQPVSVESFDGKILKRLALFNNIDSAESSNSVTESCTRRPWEYIAENVMKDLLSCFEDIRRNTMEESDQNHGKVTPTIITRIGKVFFRGGRSDCEQKSVTRISLSEEALRPLRGSFYTKIPVSFIEYLVKEGASKSGLGFEQEKEVYRVFFRDASQPDVCMCKCRVLEDGKLNLYKIEHSYTRHMLRDISCLEKNLDIRLDLCTKRTVTNLPDDHLESLKNLINSAVVDREVKGGLTWPKGKAFLGGKLCVVGVWRTRGKTYKNQTLRLKIRDVERSPPGEATTEVVIMLKGVASELTKQDADRNLISEMLKNDLKVIWNNILCCERFPKDITDEDIDRHRPQWFAVGLDDLDQFPPSIHLLPFSSQSPQQKYVVFKALALINSDLAEKNYSRVKESFTIRPWEYIAENVLQELLSYFKDWRSEREFEDVIYKPTIIVRFGKVLFFWPSIGQEFVTKNSLSVDALAPLKRSFHTNIPNSYVKYITREGASKSGLEFEKEKVVYRVYIQPCYMRNLLKNISCLEKNLDMRLDVIFKKTTTDLNVNDMQMIRDLIGSAIVDSNVQGGLRWPLGKTVSGDKFCVRLVSHTTTKIYKCPSLKLKINDVDQYEFKSSKGLATKEVVMSLKGLSSELLKREVDTSVINEMLKNELKVLWDNFLYCESFTTLS